The Deinococcus carri genomic sequence CTGGTCAAACTCCATCGGCGTTAGCCCCACCAGCCGCTCAAAGGAACGCGCTCGGGACTTCAGCTTCTCCAGCCGTAACACCCCTGAACCTACCTGCTCCTACCTCTACTGCGCAACGGGTCTTGAGAACAAGGCCTGGCACCCGCTTTGTCCCTCGCCGGGAGCCTGCCGGGCATGGTAAAACCGGAGGCAATGGAAAGCGTGGTTGCCCTCTTTCGTGAAGCCCAGCAGGCCCGGGGTGCCCTGGACGCCCTCCAGGCCCGCGGCTTTGACCGTGAACACCTCGGCTTTGCCCTGACCGACGTGGTGGCCGAGGACGATCTCGCGCAGCAGACCGGCGTCAGTCCCGAGGCGGGCGCGCCCGGTGGCTCCAGCAACGTGATTCGCGGCGCGCTGGTCGGGGCGCTGGCGGGCATCGCGCTGACCTTCCCCGTCTGGGTGCTGCTCCTGCTGTTCGTGCCCGTCTATCAGGAAGGCGGGCTGCTCGCCATGCTGTTCGGTGTGCTGGGGGGTGGCGGTCTGGGCGGTCTGTTCGGCGCACTGACTGGAGGCGACCACGGCGACTACGTGAAGCTGCTGCGCCAGATGGGCGTGCCCGCCGCGCAGGCCGAGCGCTTCTATGACGGCATCAAGGCCGGCAATATCCTGGTGATCGCCCGCGACCCCGAAGGTAGCCGGACGGACGAGGCCCTGGGCCTGATGCGCCGTCACGGTGCCCTGCGGCTCGACGACGTGTCGGGTGGTGGCCGCCTCCAGAGCGAGCGCCAGGGCCAGGGCGGTCACTGAAGCGCGGCTCCTGAGCAGCTCAGAACCGGGGCGGTGGGGGAAACCTCGCCGCCCCGCCGCTATTCCGGCCACACCAGCGCCGGGTCCGTCACGTCCGGCCACGCGGCGGGCAGAGATAACCTCCAGCCCTCGCCCACGAGTTCGCTGACCGGCACCACGCCCACGCCGCTGCCGCAGATCCAGGCACGGGTGACGTGGGGCAGCTCGGCCACCGGGACGGGCCGCTCCTCGAATGCTCTTCCGGTTAGGAAGGCTGCGCGGGTGAGGCCGGGCAGCCCGCCTGCCGGGACGACCAGCCGCCCCCCCAACTCCAGCAGCGGCGAGGTGCGCCCCCCGTCCACGACCTGCCCGGCGGCGTCCGTCAGCCAGCCTTCAAAGGCCCCGGCAGCAGCCGCTGCCTGCCCGGCCAGGAGGGACGGCAGATAGTTCCCGGTCTTGTGGGCCGCGAGTTGCGGGTGAACCTGCATGCCCGTAACGCACACGCTCACGCCCCCGGACGGGCGCGGGCCGGGCTGGATGGGTCGGTGCGACCAGAACACGCCCCCGGCGGTGGCGGTCAGGCGCAGCAGGCCCCAGGGCAGGGGGTCCAGGGCGAGTGGCCCGCCCTCAGGCGTGGGCAGCCCCAGGAAGGTGCAGGTCCGGGCCAACCGTGCCAAGTGCGCTTCCCACAGCAGCGGCACGCCCCAGCGGGTGCGAACGGTCGTGAAGGCGGTGGCACCGTGCAGCCAGGCGGAGGCGTCCACCCCGGTCGGCAGCGGCCTCACCGCTTCTCCTGACGGCTCAGCCTCAGCCAGTTGCCCAGCAGCA encodes the following:
- a CDS encoding aminotransferase class IV, translating into MRPLPTGVDASAWLHGATAFTTVRTRWGVPLLWEAHLARLARTCTFLGLPTPEGGPLALDPLPWGLLRLTATAGGVFWSHRPIQPGPRPSGGVSVCVTGMQVHPQLAAHKTGNYLPSLLAGQAAAAAGAFEGWLTDAAGQVVDGGRTSPLLELGGRLVVPAGGLPGLTRAAFLTGRAFEERPVPVAELPHVTRAWICGSGVGVVPVSELVGEGWRLSLPAAWPDVTDPALVWPE